One Bos indicus isolate NIAB-ARS_2022 breed Sahiwal x Tharparkar chromosome 10, NIAB-ARS_B.indTharparkar_mat_pri_1.0, whole genome shotgun sequence DNA window includes the following coding sequences:
- the LOC109565234 gene encoding SERTA domain-containing protein 4-like, translated as MLRSPAYPTKVLTYTLTTSKVAYFKRKYAEEEDLHQDYHGYFPKHLILPEDRTCILKLSLEKLRFLEDPETYLRRSVLINNLLRKIHLETEKESYEYFKEAPCYKTAYSDTRKRLKFMVQECCSQSLYYEELHSYHIVPYASENAIYGMGYTSSHLEQNSQLLIYKMN; from the exons ATGCTCCGGTCTCCTG cttATCCAACAAAAGTATTAACATATACATTAACAACGTCGAAAGTAGCCTACTTTAAGAGAAAATATGCAGAAGAAGAAGATTTACATCAAGATTACCATGGGTATTTTCCAAAA CACCTGATATTGCCTGAGGACAGGACTTGCATTCTTAAACTTTCGCTGGAGAAGCTCAGATTTCTTGAAGACCCAGAAACCTACTTAAGAAGGTCTGTGTTAATTAACAATTTGCTGAGGAAGATCCATCTAGAGACGGAGAAAGAGAGCTATGAATACTTTAAAGAAGCTCCCTGTTATAAGACTGCTTATTCTGATACAAGAAAACGGCTGAAGTTTATGGTACAGGAATGCTGTTCTCAGTCTCTCTATTACGAAGAGCTGCATTCGTATCATATTGTGCCTTATGCTTCGGAGAATGCCATTTATGGAATGGGCTACACTAGCAGCCACTTGGAGCAAAATTCTCAGttgcttatttataaaatgaattaa